Genomic window (Ictalurus furcatus strain D&B chromosome 26, Billie_1.0, whole genome shotgun sequence):
AAATATGTTAGCTTAATAGGTCTGACATATGTCAAATAATATACACCGCCAAATAATATACAAGCTCATTTCATATAATTTGAATGCAAATAGTTGAATGCACTCCACACCTCATTATTGACCAAtgcctatactgtatatttacagatGATCCACAACAGCTCAGGGAAGGTCAGGATGGCCCACACCCCGTCATGGAAGGTCAGGAGAAGGAGATGTTTAATGATCTAAGATTTTTCATTCAGGCCATGAAATCAGTTGAAGAAATCTTAGAGAGTGTGCTGGAATACTATTCCAGTAAAGTTCCTTAAATGTATTCTGTTGCTAGTGTGGTCTTTAAACCTGTGAACTgggtgtctgtgtttgtgtgtgtgtgtgtgtgtgtgtgtgtgtgtgtgtttagactgAAAAAGGTGGTACATGATCTTGGTAAGCAATTTGACAACATTGTAGTAAATATTATtggtagagatgcaccgatgtatcggccgataaaggctatttttcccgctatcggccgatagtttcaAAACATCCGATgttcagggccgattatatcctgtcaatcaaaagagggtggaaaaacacattgatttctGATTGCTGtatgtaaagaagatgtctcttgtgtggaatgatgacataactgcagtttgtaagctttgtaatctctgcaccgctaaaattttacaccggaagtgagcagcagtgaagtgggAGTTTCAGCATTGAGtctaattttttcccccacgcTGCTCActctgaattaaagcaccagtacacggGTAAAAGATgggttgacaaaaaagtatatattgcacagaaaaatgtatttgtagagtagtatatttcatatccagttaatggtaatatatataaaaaaagtatgatattatatattaccagtttgaggttaatgatgaagtagaaatgcttttgtttggggagagtgaatgtgagactaacaggaggttttttagaattcagtcaatgttaatatgaattaataaccttcaataagttaagaaatcttacattaatcttcagaatttagttcatgttttaatgttagagtaatgtgttttctgtttatgagaccagttactgtgaaacaacttgttgaaatggagagaataaagtttttatttgcatttttttttttttagaattgtggaattaattatcattcatttaaaagaaggcataaaaggcagaactatcgtatcggtatcggccaatatcactctgaatactcggttattggtatcggctgagaaatttagtatcagtgcatcAAAAAGTGTGCTCGTTAAGATACCAGCAGACAAGCTAATCCAGCACAAATTAGTGCATAAAAAGTCACCAAAATGAAGTATTTGAACCTCATAATTAAATACAAGATGAGTGGGAAAACTGCAGAAAGGtccactttttgaaaaaaagtgaaaattctACCATCTTTAGGTGAACAGTGGTAAAATATATTATGTTAAAATCAGTTGTCTTACTTTGATAAAACTAAGTAATCTGACTTTTTATATATTGGATTGTGGGCTATGGAGCCCCTAAGGGGACATGGTGATGGAAAAAATATGAGATGGGAGGAACAGTTATATTTCATTGCTTTTGCGTTCCTTGccaatttttttgcatttgcttGAAAAATGTTTGCGTTCCCCTGAGAAACTTTGCATTTAcacgcaatttttttttttttgcgttttctcgcaaatatatttgtgttctcttgtatttttttgcattctctCACAAAACTTTTGCATCCTCCCATTGTTGAGTTCATACAAGAAGTGCAGAATTCAGTTCCCTTCAGTTCCCCTGTTTCCCCTAAAGCATGCATGTGTGAAATGTTATCATCGCACATGTTAGGCTGGCCACACACTTGAAGATTTTAAGCCCAATTTGTACCCTCCTCAATGATCGATGAAAGGCTTGTCACTACCgactttttgtccaaaaaaatcCTCAATTGTGTGGTGTCATTACGATTATTTTACTGCTGTGGATCGAGTCGGAGCCTCCCTGATCCCAAACTCTTGATCAGCCTGCCGGAGGCGGGATACCTGCATTAGCCAAAGGGAGCGAGTAAGCATCACCAACTGGGTGTTGCGTGCTTTTATAGTGGAAACATGGCAGCCACAAACATGCCATGAAAGTGGAGTATGGTTCCGCAACGGAGACAacctgagtgtctgtgtgtccgTCTGTCAGATAAGTTTCTGCTGTGTGAATAAGGTGGTTGATATGCGGCTACTAAACAAAATGAAGTGTGTGATATTGTCTTCTGAAGTAATGTTTGATAAAACGCAAGTTTCTGTGAGATCTCGTCTTTGTGAAATCGTTACTACACTCGACAGGTGTGTGGTCTAGTGGTCTTGCCAAATCGTCTAGTGTGTGCGTTCGGAGgattataatgttaaaaatcGGTTGAAACTGTCCTTATGTCTGTGGTCTCCCACAGTTTCCCCTATCTCTTAATTATAAAAGCATATGGATGAAACAAGTCGAGTTCAGAGGAAAAGGTGAGAGAGATTACCATAATCACTGTATTATTTCAAAGCCATTTCAGTcgtaatatactgtaatatttgTGGGTAACCCTCCTTACAATAATAACCTACAGTAATAAGAGAGACTACTTGTTTGTGCCATGCAATATatagtttatttgtgtgtgcaaCAAAACTTCAGGTTGtgtgacaaaacacacacacacccacacacacacatacaaagtaataaaataaagacaaaaatataaactaCTGTCCAACCCAGAGAATGCCCCTGAACTAGGCATTTACAGTTTTAATTgtgatataatatttaattaaacctGATGTGTTAATTCTAGCTGTTACACAGAGACTCTGAAAACAGGGCAAAATCTAGAATTATAGaaagtagttatatcatacactttctgtcaaactgtcaatcaaagtagtgtgtgctgatttatgaccctttgtgtttttcctgactgACAGTTTGTAGGTACACCtaatttatgagctctggtgacagtgtctgaagtgtgtgtgtgtgtgtgagagagagagagagagagagagagatagggtcATGTGTTTCCTGGTGGTTTACTGACAAGAATGCTTACAATGTATTTATGTTAATGAGGGACGAGTCGTGCGTTTCAGTGTTTTACGAcccctaccaatgtgtacatttgtggtttatgtgaatctttgtttctgaaattaattTTGTggtatcagtttgtgtaactaatctatcagaaaatactagacctggtgactgaatgtggtagatgtattagaattgtgAACATTTTATGTGTGTAGCTGATCTGTGTAATCCTTTTGTCAAGAAATTAACAGATAACATTTATTGGCTACGgtgttgagaaaaacactgtgatgtgtaaaacatttctacattccttcaaggctgtatgaggacgttgttctcttttaatgaaataaagacCAAAACCATTCGTGTTATCCattgtggagactgaagtgacaatatgtctgaagaaaattaaaaaatatttattacatagcCTACTTTCCAAACAAGGTACTTtaagggtaaaaaaaacaacctttttaaaagatggtgttttaaaagaattgtgtgttttgtttaaactataaacaagtttttggaaaatggttcgccaacaaggatacttacacagaactgtcgctaaatacataagcttttgtctatgctttgacatcccatgtccccactggctgacagtcaagtcgtgtacatttatgacctctggtAACACTGTTTGACAtgaatgtgtgatctttccTGGCAGTTTGTCTGTGTGAGATAGAGACGTGATTTTTGCTGACTAGACATGGGGTTTTTGCTGACTAGAaagcttacaaatgtgtttatgttaacgaATTAAGGAGAGAGTCGTGCATCTCAGTGCTTAAATAATGATTaagttgtagttaaaacacagaagaaactctccaactatctgttacaatggctgctctgagaaatcctaatacccctagaagaatgctgtgtattcaccaacaagagacctgatgaaatgagagagaacctgacttttgctccaagaaaaaaaaaccccaagatgttagtttgacaatttcttcatgaagatattgtaaagatgttgttgtttaaccctgagcagggcgtcaacaactccaaagatcgtctcttaagtccgagggttctttaggaggtagaaagacatttaaagatgatgttttaaaagaaacgggTGTTTTGtccataatggtaaaaaagagAAATGGTTGTActtcaatgtgaaataaatcagtgGAGACACAcggagtacatttctgttccacagtctataaggatccccacccTTAATGTAGTGTGAAAAATTTACATACCCTCCGTGACTGttatttaaagtttaaacatttgtattttgtgatggcaacaagacaaaactgttgtacatttggtatgtggtgattttagaatgagaccccaactgtcaaatatgttttgacaTAGGATGTGAATTGCTTTGTCAGGCAAAGAGCACGATGGCATGGAAAGAGTATGATGAGGTGTATGAGTATAATGCTTAGGAGTTCTACAGTACTTCAACTTGGGAACATTCCAACATTAGAGGCATTATCTAaggtacatatatataatttagatCAGATAACCAGTATGCctttacccactcctgatctggagtcaaaattattactttttatttcctcgtatgggtttatgagagtGAGCTGTCATGTACACTACAAGCCAAAGTTATAGAAGCAGGCAAATtatttttcatccatccatccatcttcaaccgcttactccttttcagggtcgcgggggagcctggagcctatcccagggagcatcgggcacaaggcggggtacaccctggacagggtgccaatccatcacagggcacacaatcacacacacattcacacactacggacactttagacacgccaatcagcctaccatgcatgtctttggactagaggaggaaaccagagtacccagaggaaacccccacagcacggggagaacatgcaaactctgcacacacagagccgcgggaatcgaaccccgaccctggcggcgtgaggtgaacgtgctaaccactaagccaccagcatgcaataaaagttaataaacaaattattaagtCAATATAATAaggatattaagtcaaaccattttgttcaaacttcagcatgatccatagagtagcagacatgtccttgtgcaggCTTACCTTCGCACCAGCATTGCCCATTGACATGTCTTCTCCCATGTCAACgtataagaaaatgtaaaaagtaatataagatatataagaatatattttataaaatataagacattataaggaaaaacataatattatttaacaaggtctgccattCAGCCGTGTTAAGTGtaagagcattatcagtattgtacggcggttgggacagtagttagcgttcagatgtcagatgaaaaacaactttttgagtcacagtgccaaactactggcaGAATATTTTGATCCTCATTTTTCAGTGTGAAGgactgacatttatttaatagacagatggcaCTATATGGCATATACCtggtcagaggatttaggaatttctttaagaaaggttcattgtttttgttcttttatcatagcttcagtttgtatacttactttggttagtgacttaaactgttttattaggtggTGACAGATCAGAACAGTCAAGAAACATACACATCAGAGTTTAGTTATTtatgtaaaatttatttagattaaataaatatttatttaaatacatttacacaataatttaacaacaaaaataaactgtTGTAAACAGGCAATGAGCATTTTCTGTGTATAAAGTGCTTTCAAGTCCAAAGTTAAGTGAAGAGTGGCATGCAATacgaaatgtcatttttaaaatgtatcatACAGCATAATATCCAGAAAAGTGCTGAGAAGAAAACGTTTAACTGTCCAGGTATATCAGGCGACCTCAATAAGGTGTTTTTgatgttctggaaaaaaaagaagataagaTTCTATTAGAAGCCTGCTCATGACACAATACATTAAAGGGTGTGGAAAAAACAGGTTGGCtgttgactgaaaaaaaaatcaagatttGCTCACTTACAAATAGCTCTGTTTAATCTGTTCAATTTAAAATACAGCtcagaaaaaaactaaaacctGCAGTCCTAATCCCACCTAGCAAATACCTCCAGGATAGGAGAAATTGAAATTTGATATCAGATAACTATATATTAGTATACTGCTGTATGTACTGATTGTGGTAGatggcttattattattaatattattattattaacaacaacaaccaccacacacacacacactgctgccacTTCCAGATATTGCCTTCAGTGCATTGTACTTCTACTTCTTTTACTTCTACTGATGTGTCCACTTTATCACATCAAACTTTGTCAAACtatttaaaaacagaatgtGTGACTATTGCCATCAGACAGAACCAGCAAATAGAAATTTAGATTCAGTTTTAGAATTAGAGATCATGTGTAAAATTTCTttgttaatgattttttttttttttttttaaacacagtttCCTCCAGATATTTTATGCTTCAATTCAGTTCTAATTCAATCTAGTTCAGCTTttcagtgaggggaaaaatgtcATGCTACCTACTTTTCCTCTTCTGGTGAAACAGAATAATAACACAACTGGCAGAAACAACACAGCTGATCATGACGACAGCAGAAAATACATAAGATCTGGATGTCACTGGAGTCCCTAAAAAGGACAAACATTAAACTGAGTTAAATACAGGGGATTTTCAAAGGGTGGGAAATTAAGTTCACAGTTTTTTCAGGGTTTATTTGTTAGAAGAAATGTGCATGTATACATGTTTAGAAACCTGCTCTTACCTTTATCAATCTGTTTCTCCACAGTGATGTTTTCACTCTTCTCTATATTGCCACTATTAGCCACACATGTCACATATTTTCCACTGAATTGTGACTGCGGAATTGTGAGGTTACTTGTAGTTGTGACTGTACTGTCACCATTCTGTACTGTGAAAGTCTCTGATAAGTAATTGCTCAGTTCTTTCTCTCCAGACCACCAACTGAACACCGGTGTAGGTTTACCAGTGGCTGAGCAAGTGACAACTGTGTCCTTCTCCTTAAGTTTAACTGGAAGCTGTGTTGTTATTTCTGATAAACCTGCATACAGATAATAAGGATATTAACAGacatattctattttttttttcattcaaaatttttttttttttttttttaaatctgctaATAGTGCCAAGATGCCTTTTGTCTAAACAATTTTGGAAATAGCAAGTTCTATGACATAATTTCTGGAGTTTTATTTTGAGCAATAAATCATCTTCACATAAAGCAAAGTCAAAAGCCTTACATTATGGTTATAGCAATTTaatgttacattactgcgttatacGTTCTGATTTGTAATACCTTTGACCTGCTGA
Coding sequences:
- the LOC128601806 gene encoding OX-2 membrane glycoprotein-like, whose product is MFRVIVLDRRNTMLDYSVFLSLFTLACSAGILKREDVNVSLGQDATFSCELPGAVGVKQVIWQQHRDDGTLRNMVTFTERSKPQVDDAFLGKVTVTVASVHTTTIVIKNVTFSDEACYVCTFSVYPSGTERETACLTVQGLSEITTQLPVKLKEKDTVVTCSATGKPTPVFSWWSGEKELSNYLSETFTVQNGDSTVTTTSNLTIPQSQFSGKYVTCVANSGNIEKSENITVEKQIDKGTPVTSRSYVFSAVVMISCVVSASCVIILFHQKRKKHQKHLIEVA